CGGCGAGCGCCAGCCCGCCGGCGCCGAGCACCACCGCCGGGACGGCGAGGCGCCGCCCGCGCCCGCGCAGCGCCACCTCGTCCACCGAGCGCAGCCGGTGCAGCACCATCCCGGCGCCGAGGAAGAGGGCGCCCTTCACGAGCCCGTGGCCGAGCGCATACACCGCCGCCGCGGCGTAGCCGCCCGGGGTGGCGAGCGAGAGCGCGGCGAGGAGCAGGCCGCCGTGGGAGACGGTCGAGAAGGCGAGGAGGCGTTTCAGGTGCCGCTGCGCGAAGGCGAGCGCCGCGCCCACCCAGGCCGTGAGGAGCCCGAGCCCGAGCAGCGCCGCCCCCAGGGCGTGGCCGCCCGGCGGCAGGAGGCCGTGGAAGGCGGTCGCGGCGAGCCGCATGACGGCGTAGAGGCCCGCCTCCACCATGACCCCGGAGAAGAGGACGCAGGCCGGGGTGGGCGCCACGGCGTGCGCGTCGGCCAGCCAGAAGTGGAACGGGACGGCGGCCCCCTTCACCAGGAACCCGGTGGCGAGCAGGGCGAAGGCGAGCAGCGTCACCGGCCGGGGCGCCCCCGGGACCGCGACCGTGAGCTGCGCCAGCGAGAGCGCGCCGGTGGCGCCGTAGAGGAGGGAGAGCCCGAAGAGCACCAGCGTGGCCCCGAGCGTGTTCACCACCGCGAAGTGGAGCGCCCCCTGCACCACCGCCGGCTCCTCCGTCTTGTAGCCGGCGAGCGCGTAGGCGGAGACGCTCATGAGCTCGAAGAACACGAACAGGTTGAAGAGGTCGCCCGTGAGGCCGAAGCCGGTGAGCGCCGCGACGAAGACGAGCAGGAGGACGTGGAAGTGCCCCTCGGCCGAGTCGAAGTAGCGGAAGGAGAAGACGAGCGCGGCCGCCCCGAGGCCGCAGGAGAGCGCCGCGAGCCCCCCGCCGACCGGGTCCACCGCCAGGGCCACCCCCACCGCGATCCCGCCCCGCGGCCTCCAGCCGCCCAGCCACGAGACGACCAGGTCCTCCCGGCCGCGCCAGGCGCACGCGGCCGCGAGCGCGCCCGCCGCGAGGAGCGCCAGGAGCGCGACGGCGTCGCGGGCCCAGCGCGGCAGGTGGCGGCCGACGGCGGCGAGGAGCGCCGCCGCGAGCACCGGGAGGACCACCGCCAGCGGCGCCAGCCGCTCCATGGCGCGGCTAGCCCCTGAGCCGCGTCAGGCGGTCGGGGTGGAGCGAGTGCGCGGCGGCGTGCGCCTTCACCACCAGCGCGAGCAGGAGCGCCGTCACCGTCGCCCCTACCACCACGTCGGTCAGCATGAGCGCCTGCACGATGGGGTCCACCAGCGGCGCGCCGGGCGGGGGGTAGCCGTCGGACGGCAGCGTGAGCGGCGCCGCCCCGCCGCGCCGCCAGCCCACGCCGAGGAGCACGAGGTAGGTCGAGCTCTGCACCACCGAGAGGCACACCACCAGGTGGACCAGGTTCTTGCTGGTCGCGACGCCCCACACGCCGCAGAGCAGGAGCCAGGCGGCGGCGGCCCACGGCAGCGCTCCGGCGGCGCCCGCGAGCGTCACCAGCCCCCCTCCAGCCGCTCCTCGAGCGCCTCGGCCAGGAAGACGGTGAGGAGGAGCAGGAGCCCGCCGGCGACCGCGAGCGCCACCGCCAGGTTGAGCGGGAGGATGGTGCCGGCCGAGAGCACGTCCCCGATCTGCCCGGCCGGCAGCACGTTCTCGAGGTAGGCCCGGCGGGCGAGGAGCCCGAGGAGCCCGGTCGCGGCGTAGAGGCCGATCCCGGCGCCCTCGCCGATCGCGACCAGCAGGCGCGGCGCGATCCGGCGGAAGACGTCCGCCTCCATCGCGAGGTAGACCGAGAGCGGCACCGTCGCGAGCACCACCCCGCCCTGGAACCCGCCGCCGGGCGAGACCTGCCCGTGGGTGGCGAGGTAGAGGCCGAGGCAGACGCCGGCGCCCGCGAGCCCCCCGCCGAGCACGCGCACCGCGCTGCTGGTGGGGGGCGGCCGCCGGCCGGCCGCGCGGTCGCGCTCCTCCGCGTGGCCCTCGCGGCGCGGGCCCTGCCGGAGCAGGAGGCCCGCGCCCGCGACCGCCGTGAAGAGGATGAGCTCCTCGCCGAGCGTGTCGAAGCCGCGGTAGTCGAAGTTGACGGCCGCCACCGCGTCCCCGGCGCTCCGCTCGGGCGCGGACCGCCGCGCCAGGAGATCGCCGTAGGCGCTCGCCCCCTCCCCCGCGGGCGGCAGGCGCGCCAGGCCGGCGGCGAGCGCGGCGGCGAGGACCAGGAGCCCCGCCCACAGCACGGCCGCGCGCCCGCGCGCGCTCACCGCGCCGCCCCGCCGGTGCGCTCGCGCCGGTGGCGCTCCGCGTCGCGCCGGATCTTCGCCAGCGAGAGCAGGATGACGAGCGGCAGCGCCACCGCCCCCACCACGAGCTGCGAGAGCGCCACGTCCGGCGCCTGGTGCAGGAAGAAGAGCAGCGCCAGCACGAGCCCGAAGAGGCTCACCACGAGCGCCTGCGCCAGCGGCTCGCGGGTGAGCACCACCCCGGTCCCCACGGCGGCGGCCAGCACGAGCACGGCGATCCGGAGCGCCTCGATCACGCGCCCTCCTCCCGCTCCGGCGGCCAGCGCCGGTGCTGGCGCACGAAGGCGGCGCGCGCCAGCGCGTGCGTCACCACCCCGTTCAGCACCGTCAGGAGCGCGGTGACGAGGAGCGGCTTCACCGCCGCGAGCGGGCCCGCCTCGAGCGCGATGGCGCCGGTGAGCAGCGCCGCGCCCAGCGTCGAGGGCGGCGCCACGAAGTGGAGCCGCTGCCACGGGTCGCGCATCACGGCCAGCCCGAGCGCGCAGGCGAGCGTGAGCAGCACGGCGGCGCCGGCCAGGAGCGCCGCGAGCCCGTGCTGGAGCGCGCCCCAGCTCACAGCCACCGCTCCAGGAAGCGCGCGAAGACGAGGCCGCCGCCGAAGGACATCACCCCCAGGGTGAGGGCCAGGTCCTGGAACGCGGCCGGCCCGAAGGCCTGCGCCAGGGCGAGCAGGAGGAGCGTCAGGATCACCCCCGCCATCTGCAGCCCGGCGGCGCGGTCGACCGGGTCGCCCCGCAGCACGACCACCACCGGCCCGAGCAGCGCCAGGAAGAGGCCGGCGGCGGCGAGCCGGAAGATCACGGCCGCGCCCCCAGCCGCCGGGTCATGTCGGGCACCTCGCTCCGCTCGAGCTGGTGGAACCAGAGGAGCCCGCGCTCCGCGTCCACCCCGAGCACGATGAAGTTCGGGGTCATGGTGGTGTAGGCGACCGCGAGGGCGCGGCGCGCCTGCTCGCGCGGGCCCGGACCGCCGGCGTCGAACCGGACCGCGAGGAGCAGCGAGGGGGCCGGCCGCCCGCCGAGCTGGCGCGCCAGGACGCGCAGGATCTCGACCGTCCCGGTGAAGGCGTAGGGCGCGACCTGCCAGCCGGCGAGGAGCCACCGGCCCGCCCCGGCGAAGGTGGCGCCGTTGCGCGACCAGACGAGGCGCGAGGCGACCGCGGCCAGCAGCGCCGCGCCCGCGCCGACCGCGAGCTCGGAGGGCGCGAGCCGCTGGGTGAACGCGAGCCAGGCCGCGTAGGCGCCCGCGAGGTGGAGCGCCCATTCGACGGCGCGGCGACGCACGGTGGGCGCGGGCTCGGGCATGGCGCTGAGGCGCCGCGGTGCGCGGCGCCTCGGGAGAGCTTGCCCACGGCGGGGCCAAAGCTCACCGCCCCGGCGCGGTCGGGACGCCTGCCCGGCCTCCGAGCGGCCGCCCCCCGGCGCCGCGACACCCCGCCGCGACACGCGGGGCGCGGGTCGCGTAAGATGCGCGGCCCCGGAGGATCCATGCCCAGCATCGAGAAGTACATCAAGCGCGACGTCATCGCCCTCGACGCGTCCACGACCTGCGCCGACGCCGCCCACCTCATGGAGGCGCGGCGCATCGGCTCGGTCGGCGTGCGGCGCGACGGCAAGCTCGTCGGCCTCGTCACCGAGCGCGACCTCGTCTACGGCGTCATGGCCAAGGGCGAGAGCCTGCAGAAGCCGCTCGGCGAGGTCATGCGCGCGGACCGGCCGGCGGTGACGCCCACCACCACCGAGCGGGACGCCGCGCACCTCATGCAGGCGCACCAGACGCGGCACCTGCTGGTGAAGAGCGACGGCGAGGCGATCGGGGTCATCTCCATGCTCGACGTGCTGTCGCTCATGCTCGAGGACAACCGCTTCCTCATCGAGCAGCTGCACACGTACATCCGCGGCGGCCGCGGCGGGTAGCCGCCCGGCCGTCAGGGCCCCGCGCGCGGCGCGGCGCGCGCCGGCGGCCGGGCCGGGAAGGTCACCTCGAAGAGCGTGCCGGTGGCCTCGTCGGAGCGCACCACCACGCGCCCGCCGTGCGCCCGGACGATCTCGCCCACGATGTAGAGCCCGAGCCCGACGCCGCCCCAGGAGTTCCCGGCCCCGTCGCCGCGCTTGAACGGCTCGAAGAGGTGCTCGCGCAGCCGCGGCGGGATGGGCGTGCCCTCGTTGTGCACCGAGAGGATCCGCTCCTCGCCCTGCCCGCGCCAGGCCAGCGCCACCGGCGTGCCGGGGGCGCCGTAGCGCACGGCGTTGGTGAGGAGGTTCATCACCACCTGCTGCATGCGGTCGGGGTCGAACACGCCCGAGCCGTCGCCCTGCGGCTGGTAGACGACGGTGCGGCCGGGGTGGGCGGCCTCGACCTCGTGGACCGCCTCGCGGCAGAGGGTATCGAGGTCGGCCGGCCGGAACGACACCGGCAACCCTTGGCCCAGCCGCGCCCGCGAGTAGTCGAGCAGATCGCTGATGAGGCGCGACATGCGCGCGGCGCCGCTCGTCACGCGCTCGAGGGCGCGGCGGTGGCGCTCCGGCAGCGCGCGGTCGCGCAGCACCAGCGCCGCCGAGGCGCTGAGCGCGGTGAGGGGGGTGCGCAGGTCGTGGCCCACGATGCCGAGCAGGTGCGCCTGCACCTCCTGCGAGCGGCGGCGCTCGGTCACGTCGCGCAGGTAGGCGGA
The genomic region above belongs to Anaeromyxobacter diazotrophicus and contains:
- a CDS encoding complex I subunit 5 family protein yields the protein MERLAPLAVVLPVLAAALLAAVGRHLPRWARDAVALLALLAAGALAAACAWRGREDLVVSWLGGWRPRGGIAVGVALAVDPVGGGLAALSCGLGAAALVFSFRYFDSAEGHFHVLLLVFVAALTGFGLTGDLFNLFVFFELMSVSAYALAGYKTEEPAVVQGALHFAVVNTLGATLVLFGLSLLYGATGALSLAQLTVAVPGAPRPVTLLAFALLATGFLVKGAAVPFHFWLADAHAVAPTPACVLFSGVMVEAGLYAVMRLAATAFHGLLPPGGHALGAALLGLGLLTAWVGAALAFAQRHLKRLLAFSTVSHGGLLLAALSLATPGGYAAAAVYALGHGLVKGALFLGAGMVLHRLRSVDEVALRGRGRRLAVPAVVLGAGGLALAGAPPFALFRGDALLDEALRASGHQALAWLFTLAAAVTGAAVLRAALRIFAGLGPREPDAPETGGETSEAPETRPSRERIPLTMSLPALLLLGFGLAAGLWPGLGEGARAAGARFADGPGYAARVLQGTPLPPVSRTLEAPLGPAAARGGAFAAGALALALAVLLRRRLPERLRAAVAAAWGPAIRALRQLHGGRIGESVAWLALGAAAISAAALALG
- a CDS encoding sodium:proton antiporter, giving the protein MTLAGAAGALPWAAAAWLLLCGVWGVATSKNLVHLVVCLSVVQSSTYLVLLGVGWRRGGAAPLTLPSDGYPPPGAPLVDPIVQALMLTDVVVGATVTALLLALVVKAHAAAHSLHPDRLTRLRG
- a CDS encoding MnhB domain-containing protein; protein product: MSARGRAAVLWAGLLVLAAALAAGLARLPPAGEGASAYGDLLARRSAPERSAGDAVAAVNFDYRGFDTLGEELILFTAVAGAGLLLRQGPRREGHAEERDRAAGRRPPPTSSAVRVLGGGLAGAGVCLGLYLATHGQVSPGGGFQGGVVLATVPLSVYLAMEADVFRRIAPRLLVAIGEGAGIGLYAATGLLGLLARRAYLENVLPAGQIGDVLSAGTILPLNLAVALAVAGGLLLLLTVFLAEALEERLEGGW
- a CDS encoding Na(+)/H(+) antiporter subunit B, producing MIEALRIAVLVLAAAVGTGVVLTREPLAQALVVSLFGLVLALLFFLHQAPDVALSQLVVGAVALPLVILLSLAKIRRDAERHRRERTGGAAR
- a CDS encoding monovalent cation/H(+) antiporter subunit G, whose amino-acid sequence is MSWGALQHGLAALLAGAAVLLTLACALGLAVMRDPWQRLHFVAPPSTLGAALLTGAIALEAGPLAAVKPLLVTALLTVLNGVVTHALARAAFVRQHRRWPPEREEGA
- a CDS encoding monovalent cation/H+ antiporter complex subunit F, which gives rise to MIFRLAAAGLFLALLGPVVVVLRGDPVDRAAGLQMAGVILTLLLLALAQAFGPAAFQDLALTLGVMSFGGGLVFARFLERWL
- a CDS encoding CBS domain-containing protein; this encodes MPSIEKYIKRDVIALDASTTCADAAHLMEARRIGSVGVRRDGKLVGLVTERDLVYGVMAKGESLQKPLGEVMRADRPAVTPTTTERDAAHLMQAHQTRHLLVKSDGEAIGVISMLDVLSLMLEDNRFLIEQLHTYIRGGRGG